DNA sequence from the Halichoerus grypus chromosome 8, mHalGry1.hap1.1, whole genome shotgun sequence genome:
TTACCTCTTGAAATAGAGATGTCAAGTAGGAAAATATATATCTGGGTTTGGTGTTCAAAAGGAAGTCTGGAATGGAGATTCAACCTCTGGAAGTCATCAGCTTATAGGCAGTATTACAATCATGGGAGTTGTTTGATGATATGTAGATTGAGAAAGAAATGCCCATGATGGAGCCCCCTGGCTTTATAAAAGTTGCTTCCAAGTCCTCGGTGCCATGATACCACAGGGAACAGGTTACAAGATACCAAGGAAGAGAACTAACATGTGCACCTCAGGACTTTTGTCCTCAAAGAGGAACCTAGAACAGCTCACTATATAAGGAtggggatggagctctgcatacAGACGTTCATGGTGAGCAAACACATGCAGACACTTCATGGGGTTAAAGCTGTTCAGAAGATAACAAACTTGCTAACTAGATTTTAGTGATTAGAAACTGTGGTTAGAAGTCAAAAGAATGAGCAGAGGAAATGGAATTGCCCTTATCTAACCAGGACAATACCACAGTTGCCAGATGGCCAGACTGCATTGTTAGATGTGCATGACATTATGTCTGCCTTTTCTAGAAGTGTCGTAAGACACTAAAAACAGATGATATGAATAAAGACTATGATGTTTTAAAGGTATCACTAGaatgttattaataaatattCCAGAATGAACAAATAATCAATATTCCAGGCATATGAGCATAGGCATATGtataaaaggaaaatcaattttCTGCAGTTATCTGGAAATGATATTCATGGTATTGTGTGCTGTCAAAACTTGTGTCTCAGTCTCcaaatttttgcttcctttttgaaAACCAAAGCTGGCTTGGTAAGGGAGAATTActctatttattttctctcatgaaattaatattttttctcagttgTTTTGGCAGCAAGGTGGAACTCTAGGCCTTTAATAGCACCCTGTGATTTCCTTTTAGTTTCTGAAAATAGtgttataattttatacttcAGGTTGCAAATAACAGAGATTCCTTCATGGTGCCTCAAGCAAAAGAGAGTTCGTGGTAAAGGCTTCCTCTGTACTGGTAGTGGAAAGCTGTCAGGGTCAGAGGAAGCTGGAGGGAAGAGCTactccccccctccctctctgcaagAGCCCCATGGTTTCTATTGCAGCATCTAGTCTGATTGCTACTCCACTACCTGGGCTCCTCTGCCTATTTATATCGCTTCTTTTACCCTACAGGTGGATTTTTTAAGTCTTCACCTTACCACAGCTCTCCAATTCCAGTTCATGGCATCCTTTTAGATTCATCTCCTACTTTTATCTGGCTCCATATTTTCAAATTTGGGTTCACAAGAACAAGAATGGCTTACCCAGCTCATCTCTTCTTGCCAGGCTGTTTCGTCTGCCTCTACTGACCTAAAGATTGTCTGCTCTTGGGCCAGGCATCCACTCTCATCCAAACATCAGTAGCTTGATGAGGTAGAGGTAACCATTTGGTCCACAACTTGGCCATTGGGGCAGAAATGTCTGTGAATGAGGAATTGTTCTCTCCAAAGGAGGTATCCACGTAAAAAGCATTTGAGTTTTGGCCTTTCCAATAGACATTACATGGACTTTAGTCTAGACTCTAATACATTATCTTGCATAACTTCTGtcttttataaattaatcttTGGTATACATCTTTTTGGGTGAAGTCAATTCCACAGTATTTCTTAGCTTTCTACCTTTCTCatctagaaatagaaaaactaaataaCCCTTGGTTGAAATATAAGTACTTCAGTTTTCCGTCCACAGTCTAGGTATGCCACAAGAAGCAGAATTAAGGTATTCAACCCTAAATCTCAGACTTAGCTCTGATGTTCCCTTCTAAATTCTACATAGAATTTCTGGTATGTTTGAAAGCACTCAGTTCAGGCCTCTGGCCTCTAGATGGCCCTCTGTCTTTTGGTGATACCCTGAAGTCCGTTTTCTCAGAAGCTAAAGTTGAAGGCAATGATCTTTCTGGGATAGTACAAGTTATTCTGTATGTTTGCTCAGGGAGTCTGGCAGGCTTTCCTACAGTATAATGGAgttgaaattctctctcctttgaGGAGTCCCTCCAAGGCAAAGAATAATACCCGCATCACTTTGCCCACACATCAGGGCCTTTGATTTTATGTTAATCCCTAGATTTTATGGTTTACTTTAGCATTTCATGAGTTATGGTGAAAATCCCAACCAGTTCTTGGAAAACACAACCATAATCTCCCAAACTCGGTCTTTACCCAAAACACAGGCGTTCAAAAACTATCAGCAATCCAACTTCAGATGTTCCATTCCCTTGTTGTATATTCAGGTAAATCTAGAAGTACAAAGTTATATGTACTAAAGTGGGGAGATAGGAGGAGGAAGGTGGatatgaagaaaacacaaatcaggGGAAGCTGAGCAAATTCAGACTTGATTAATGTTCAGATTTCTGAAGGAAATGGGAGGATGTTTGGCAATGAGAGAAGTAAGTCATGATTTTTAGAAGAAGGttgttttcttcagtattttaaatgctctcttttattttcaagatGATTATAGAGCTTGGGACATTCAGAAAATTGACCTTTATAAGCCTGAACAAACTTATCATCCCCCCACTGTGAAATTTGGAAATTCAACTACATTTCAGGATCACTATGTTCCTCAGGAGATAAAGCCTAGGCAAAGCTTTAAACCCAGCCCTGTGGTCAAACGTTCTACAGTCCCTTTTAATGGTGAGACAAGTCATCGCCTTGATTATGTACCTTATCAGCTAGAACTCAAGTTTGCAAGGCCAAAAGAAGTGTAcaagccaaccaaccaacccttTGAGGATCTCACAACTCACCGATACGACTTTCAGGGTCTTGTTGGCGAAACTGCAAAAATCTGCAGACCTCCATACACCAGAGTGACCCAAAATGCTCATTTTGAAGGAAGCACGGAATTCCGTGAAAGCTTTCAACCTTGGGAAATCCCACCACCCGAAGTCAAGAAACCACAAGAATATGTCCCGCCTACAGGTACCATGCAGTTGAACAGCACAAGCCATCTCGACTATGTTCCCTATCAGACCAAACGTGTCAGTCCCATCAGGCCAGttgctcaaagaagaaataacaattttcCTTTTCAAGGAAAAAGCACCACAAAGGAAGATTTTCCAGCCTGGGAATGCTGTCGTCAAGGTCTCATTAAGCAGCAGCAGCAGATTCCCAACCCATCTGGAAAATTTGATGGTTGGAGCACTTTCAGGTCTCACTACGTGCCACATGAGCTGATTCCGACGGAGAGCTGCAAACCAGCACATGCTCTGTTTAAGAGTTCTGCTCCATTCGATGACACAACCATGTACTCTACAGAGTACACaccaaagaaacaggaaatctgCCCTGCTAGCTATCCTTCTCCTCCAGGGTTTATCTTTGAAAGTACAAATTCTCGAGGTCATAAATTCTTCCGCAAGGTCACGCCCACAGTGGAGGCCTTCTAATCATCAAATCATGTTTAAAATGAAGCTAACAGATATTGGTTTTCTAAGGGCAAAGCCAGGtttttttgggggagaggggaagagggaaagagagactcttaaaAAGGTTCCAAGTCCagtacagagcccaacgtggggcttgatctcacaatcctgagatcatgacctgagctgaaatggagAATTGGACGCTTGactgactaggccacccaggcaccccaaagccaattttttataatcaaaataatttatggGAGAGCTgaaacaaatcatttttaaatttttaaaaattaatttggaaaattaattaTAGGAATAAGGACCTTAAAATCCATTTTGTATTGATCCTTTACCAAGAGTGTTCTTTAAGATGCTGTTCTGAACGTTGAATCATGGACATTCCCATCTGAACTACTTTAATTCCCAACCTACTGTTTGGTTGCTTCTCTCCAATCTATTATCATTTAtacttatgtttttaattatggCAACTACACAGTTACTTACCTACCAGTTGTCATGTATCAAGCGCATTAGGACTGTCTAGCATGCGTCTGAAAATGGTGCATGGATTCCTCATCCAAGACAATGGTCTTCACTTCCTCAGACTTCAGAGCATCTACGCAGTGCACTGTGGTTGGTGGTGCTGAGGGCAGTCGCGCTGCTCCTCACCACGTTCACGTTCACAAGAGGCACTATGGTGTGACAAGCAAAGGCTCTGTGGGCTGGGAATCAAAGCTCTGAGTTTGGGTTCCAATGACATCACCCTCGGCCAACGACTTGCGTCTTTGAGTCCCAGTGTCTCCATTTGTAAAAGGACATCTGCTAGGCTTAGTTCACAAATATTCTGTTGTGAGCATCAGATCATATGATTCATTGTAACCTGAAAACAAAAGTGCTAAACAAATGTTAGGGATTCTTAATAAGTCCCTTAATCCCATTTTgtacctgttttctcttttttcaaattaGGGTAATTAACCTACTCAATACTCACTTTCAAAATGGCCTGAGGCAAGAATTGTAAAATGACCAATTTTGCTTTGAGCTTATGAGTAGTAGTTCGATTCCTGAGAAGAGTCTTGTCCTCCACAGCCACGAGCACCTGAGAGCTCGTTACAGAGAATGGAGAACTTGAATTCGGAGAAGAACATGGTTGGAAAGACAGTActtaaaggaaggaaaagggtaTTGTTAGAGTAGTTTGAGGAATGATCGACACCTCTGAAGAATCTTCAGGGTAACCCTGGGTAAGGATGCACCTAATGGCCATGCCCGGAGTCAGGGTTCAGAAGCAGGGGCGGGCTCCTGGGGGGCATAATTGTGTCCTTCTTCTCTAGTGTGAGCTTAGTGCTAAGAAGGGGCGGGAAGATGGATGCCAGTAAGTGAAGTAGGAAGAACACGTTGCATTTATAAATGCTGAAAATGTCCCAATGAATCAAACTcctattgtttcttttcctttgataAATGATTGCATTATGGGGGAGCAAGGTTTATTTTAGTACAAATTCTGACCTTTTGTAGCTTTAGAATTGTTTCAAACAATATGCTTAATTGAGAATAAGGCCACCAACATTTggctaaaacatttttaatatttgaaagcagcttgtttttatttacatttgtatttacTAGTGAAAATTATGATCTGTAGAATTTTATATCCATGCAACATTAATAAAGCATcgataaaatgaatgaattttcatgaaataatttCTGTACCAAATTTTCTCTGGAAAAGGGAGCTTTTTAACTAAAGTCTTATCTAGGTTAACCTGTATATAACTAGATACTCTTACATTTTCGATAGAAAACATTATTGTATACTCAAAATGAAACAGTAGGGAGTATGGTAACGCTCTCAACCTGGCCCGTTTTCTGAGGCTGGACATTCAAATCCCTCTGCAATCTGATGGGGGTGGTCTCCTCCCTAGACAAAGGTTACCCATAGTAAGATGTATCCTGGGGTTTCCTGAGGCAAtgtgacttgagctgaagacacaaagatgaataatgGTGTGTCCCTATAATCTAACACTCAATATAACAGGCGTGACTAAGACTGGAACAGGGTGTACATGGCCCACTTAGCCTGGGAGTTCAGGAAAAGCGTCCTTAAGGAGAGGACAGCTGAGCTGAATCTTGAGTGGTAAGTAGGAACTTGCCAGATCAAGGAAAGCAGGGAGGTGGGAACAACATGAACACAGGTACAGAGGGATCTGTAGCTCTGGGCAAGACTTAGAGAGTGCCAGATGTGGTGGTGGAAGGCCAGCACCCCCTGATTCATGGCCTTTTCAGGTCTCCTTGGAATATGGACTGtgcaggaacacacacacacacacccccactgTAACAGGCCTGGAAACCAGCACTGTTTTAACCTGCCAGATTCTAGAAGGAATTTTCACTAAGCCAAACTGGGCTGAATCCGATGAAGAAAGGAGGATCATTCAGAGAGAAAAGGGGTAGgaaatccgcccccccccccgccccatcccatGTCCACCTGTCTCCCTGCATATCCTTGTCGTAGAAAATAAGCCCCACAGACTCAGAAACTAGAAAGAAAGGCTTTGTGGTTTATAAAAACTCCAAGGGCAATGCTAGGAGTGAACCCGGAGGCAAACTAGGGACTTTGGATGATTCTGCTGTGCCAGGCGTGCATTCACGGATTGTAACGGACTTGCCGCTCCAGTGGGGGCTGCGCCCGgtgcgtggggggggggctgcgcaTGGTGGGGGGGCTGCGCCCGGTGCGTGGGGGGGGGCTGCGCATGGTTGGGGGGGCTGCGCCCAGTGCGTGGGTGGGGGGCCTGCGCATGGTTGGGGGGCTGCGCCCAGTGCGTGGGTGGGGGGGGCTGCGCATGGTGGGGGGGCTGCGCCCGgtgcgtggggggggggctgtgcaTGGTTGGGGGGGCTGCGCCCGgtgcgtggggggggggctgcgcaTGGTTGGGGGGGCTGCGCCCGGTGCGTGGGGGGGCGGGCTGCGCATGGTTGGGGGGGCTGCGCCCAgtgcgtggggggggggctgtgcaTGGTTGGGGGGGCTGCGCCCAGTGCGTGGGTGGGGGGGCTGCGCATGGTGGGGGGGCTGCGCCCAGTGCGTGGGTGGGGGGGCTGCGCATGGTGGGGGGGCTGCGCCCAGTGCGTGGGGGGGGGCTGCGCATGGTGGGGGGGCTGCGCCCAgtgcgtggggggggggctgcgcaTGGTGGGGGGGCTGCACTCGGTTGGGGGGGCTGCGCATGGTGGGGGGGCCTGGGCCCGGTTG
Encoded proteins:
- the SAXO2 gene encoding stabilizer of axonemal microtubules 2 isoform X1 codes for the protein MKSWCLCQICTCGRHHCPHGTTRIYENSGISCPTTEYLEKYPTYGHVLPPQSLKPKQEFRACRGKMEGITTFKSDYRPYEIVKQPRHVPEEHKPKQGEIDLDTTYKRDFNSYKVQPVAIVRPLERQQAKQGKVDAVPTYKDDYRAWDIQKIDLYKPEQTYHPPTVKFGNSTTFQDHYVPQEIKPRQSFKPSPVVKRSTVPFNGETSHRLDYVPYQLELKFARPKEVYKPTNQPFEDLTTHRYDFQGLVGETAKICRPPYTRVTQNAHFEGSTEFRESFQPWEIPPPEVKKPQEYVPPTGTMQLNSTSHLDYVPYQTKRVSPIRPVAQRRNNNFPFQGKSTTKEDFPAWECCRQGLIKQQQQIPNPSGKFDGWSTFRSHYVPHELIPTESCKPAHALFKSSAPFDDTTMYSTEYTPKKQEICPASYPSPPGFIFESTNSRGHKFFRKVTPTVEAF
- the SAXO2 gene encoding stabilizer of axonemal microtubules 2 isoform X2 — protein: MEGITTFKSDYRPYEIVKQPRHVPEEHKPKQGEIDLDTTYKRDFNSYKVQPVAIVRPLERQQAKQGKVDAVPTYKDDYRAWDIQKIDLYKPEQTYHPPTVKFGNSTTFQDHYVPQEIKPRQSFKPSPVVKRSTVPFNGETSHRLDYVPYQLELKFARPKEVYKPTNQPFEDLTTHRYDFQGLVGETAKICRPPYTRVTQNAHFEGSTEFRESFQPWEIPPPEVKKPQEYVPPTGTMQLNSTSHLDYVPYQTKRVSPIRPVAQRRNNNFPFQGKSTTKEDFPAWECCRQGLIKQQQQIPNPSGKFDGWSTFRSHYVPHELIPTESCKPAHALFKSSAPFDDTTMYSTEYTPKKQEICPASYPSPPGFIFESTNSRGHKFFRKVTPTVEAF